The following proteins are encoded in a genomic region of Rubrobacter xylanophilus DSM 9941:
- a CDS encoding transposase, translating into MEALHLAVTVAAVWIPLAARLTPANAADNRVAPSLIEELPQEARFVLGDTHYDAEDLRESCLRDGRFLVTAQAGFLPAHRRGSGG; encoded by the coding sequence GTGGAAGCTCTGCACTTGGCGGTGACGGTGGCCGCGGTGTGGATCCCGCTGGCCGCCCGGCTCACCCCGGCGAACGCCGCGGACAACCGGGTGGCTCCGTCCCTGATCGAGGAACTGCCCCAGGAGGCGCGCTTCGTGCTCGGGGACACCCACTACGACGCCGAGGACTTGAGGGAATCCTGCCTCCGAGACGGGCGGTTCTTGGTTACCGCCCAAGCGGGGTTCCTACCCGCACACCGACGCGGGAGTGGAGGTTAG